A single window of Eleginops maclovinus isolate JMC-PN-2008 ecotype Puerto Natales chromosome 19, JC_Emac_rtc_rv5, whole genome shotgun sequence DNA harbors:
- the bmp4 gene encoding LOW QUALITY PROTEIN: bone morphogenetic protein 4 (The sequence of the model RefSeq protein was modified relative to this genomic sequence to represent the inferred CDS: inserted 1 base in 1 codon), giving the protein MLDHLQSLADLRXHELNWRRIGKGNPAEDPEHRPSPRSRLLLNRVTPTFSCSRPTPPNISWKNVSIACSQQTWTVFPCFIFCRDIMIPGNRMLMVILICQVLLGESNHASLIPEEGKKKVPGLQGRSAAQSHELLRDFEATLLHMFGLKKRPRPSRSATVPRYLLDLYRLQSGEAEEAGAHDISFEYPERSASRANTVRGFHHEEHMERVDDVDNGETTPLRFLFNLSSIPEDELLSSAELRLYRHQIDEAIADAFSDNQGLHRINVYEVLKPPRPGQLITQLLDTRLVRHNASRWESFDVSPAVLRWTREGLPNYGLAIEVQHLNQTPRHQGKHVRVSRSLHREPGEDWEQLRPLLVTFGHDGKGHPLTRRTKRSPKQRGRKRNRNCRRHALYVDFSDVGWNDWIVAPPGYQAFYCHGECPFPLADHLNSTNHAIVQTLVNSVNNNIPKACCVPTELSAISMLYLDEHDKVVLKNYQEMVVEGCGCR; this is encoded by the exons ATGCTGGATCATTTGCAAAGTCTGGCCGATCTGC ACCACGAGCTGAACTGGAGACGGATAGGGAAAGGAAACCCCGCCGAAGACCCCGAGCACCGGCCTTCACCCCGATCCCGTCTTCTCTT GAACAGGGTCACTCCAACGTTCTCCTGCAGCCGCCCAACACCACCTAACATTTCTTGGAAGAACGTGTCCATTGCCTGCTCCCAACAAACATGGACTGTTTTCCCATGCTTTATTTTCTGTCG AGACATCATGATTCCTGGTAATCGAATGCTGATGGTCATTTTAATATGCCAAGTCCTGCTGGGAGAGAGCAACCATGCTAGTCTGATACCTGAAGAAGGGAAAAAGAAAGTACCGGGCCTGCAGGGTCGTTCGGCCGCTCAGAGCCATGAACTGCTGCGGGACTTCGAGGCCACGCTGCTGCACATGTTCGGCCTCAAGAAGCGGCCACGGCCCAGCCGCTCGGCCACAGTGCCCCGCTACCTGCTGGACCTCTATCGGCTACAGTCAGGGGAGGCTGAGGAGGCGGGGGCGCATGACATCTCGTTTGAGTACCCCGAGAGGTCAGCCAGCCGGGCAAACACTGTGAGGGGCTTCCACCATGAGG AGCACATGGAGAGGGTGGATGATGTGGATAATGGAGAAACGACGCCCCTTCGCTTCCTGTTCAACCTCAGCAGCATTCCCGAGGACGAACTGCTCTCTTCCGCCGAACTAAGGCTCTACCGTCATCAGATTGACGAGGCCATCGCTGACGCCTTCTCAGACAACCAGGGGCTTCACCGGATAAATGTGTACGAGGTGCTGAAGCCCCCGCGGCCAGGGCAGCTGATCACGCAGCTGTTGGACACGCGGCTTGTCCGCCACAATGCGTCGCGCTGGGAGAGCTTTGACGTCAGCCCTGCGGTGCTGCGTTGGACTCGTGAGGGCCTCCCAAATTATGGGCTGGCCATTGAGGTTCAGCACCTCAACCAGACGCCACGCCACCAGGGCAAACACGTCCGCGTCAGCCGCTCACTACACCGAGAGCCGGGTGAGGACTGGGAGCAGCTACGCCCCCTCCTGGTTACCTTTGGGCATGATGGGAAGGGTCACCCGCTGACCCGCCGGACCAAGCGCAGCCCCAAGCAGCGAGGCCGTAAACGCAACCGCAACTGCAGGCGCCACGCACTATATGTTGACTTCAGCGATGTAGGCTGGAATGACTGGATAGTGGCACCCCCTGGCTACCAGGCCTTTTACTGCCACGGGGAATGCCCATTTCCTCTGGCGGATCACCTGAACTCAACCAACCACGCCATTGTTCAGACACTGGTGAACTCTGTGAACAACAACATTCCCAAGGCCTGCTGCGTGCCAACAGAGCTCAGCGCCATCTCCATGCTCTACCTAGACGAACATGACAAGGTGGTCCTAAAAAACTACCAGGAAATGGTAGTAGAGGGCTGCGGCTGCCGCTAA